Part of the Sinorhizobium sp. BG8 genome, AAGCTTTTCCAGGTGGCAGGCGAGAATTCGCTCGACAAATGACCTGTATCGTTACAGATTTTCACCTCCATGTGCGGGGGGAGTAGCGGCCGGACGCAGAGCATGTATAACCGGCAGCAAAGCGGAGAGGTTCAGGCGGGGATGGAAAGCAGCGGAAGAGAGGGGCGCGCCGGGGGCCTCCCGCAAACAATGAGCGGCCGACGCTGAAAACGATTGCCTTCATGACAGGCCTCGGCATCACGACCGTATCGCGCGCCCTGAAGGATGCACCGGACATCAGCGCCGAAACGAAGGAACGGGTGCGGCTGGTTGCCCGCCAGATCGGATACCAGCCCAACCGGGCCGGCGTTCGCCTCAGAACGGGCAAGACCAACGTCATCAGCCTCATCCTCAGCCTCGAAGAGGAGATCATGGGGCTCACGAGCCCGATCGTGGTCGGTATTTCGGAGGTTCTCGCCTCGACCCAGTACCACCTCGTCGTGACGCCCTACCGCGCCTCGGGCAATCCGCTGGACCCAGTCCGCTATGTCCTGGAGACGGGTGCAGCAGACGGCGTCATCATCTCGCGCACGGAACCCAAGGACCCGCGCGTAGCGCTGATGATGGAGCGAAACTTTCCCTTCGTGACCCATGGCCGCACGGAGATGGGCTTCACCCACCCGTATCATGACTTCGACAATGAACGGTTCGCCTATGAGGCAGTCCGACGGCTGACGGAAAAAGGCCGCAGGCGGCTCATGCTTCTACAGCCGCCGCCTTACCTCACCTTCCACAGGCACATGCGGTCTGGTTTCGAGAAGGGATTGCGCGACTTTGGGGCAACGGCGGTTCCGTTCGGCCAGGTCGACCTCGATTCCAGCCTGCAACAGATCCGGGACGCCTGCGAGGAAGTGATGCGCCAGCCGAACCCGCCGGACGGGATCGTCTCGGGCAGCGGTTCCGGCGCGGTTGCACTTGTGGCCGCCGTCGAGGCAACAGGTCGTAAGCTTGCAGTCGACCTGGACGTTGCCGCGAAGGAGCCGAGCAGCTTCCTGCAATGGCTGCGCCCCGAGATCATGACCATGCGTGAGGATATAAGGCTGGCGGGACGCGAGCTTGCAAAGGCCGTGCTCTCCCGGATCGAGGGCGTGCCCGCGTCCGAACTTCGCACCCTGAGCTATCCGATCACCACTGGCGAAGCCGCCGGCACGGTGGGTCTCACGCAAGTCGAGACGTGAAAAAGGCCCGGCTGCGTGCCGGGCCCTCGCATTTTATCCCAAACGTTTATGGGAAGCCGTATCAACCGTTAAGGCCGCTTCCCCACGGACCATGGTGGCTGTCCTTGCCGTCCACGCGGTCGAAGCCGTGTGCACCGAAGAAATCGCGCTGGGCCTGGATGACGTTCGCCGTGCCGCGACCACGACGGTAGCTGTCGAAGTAGCCGAGCGCCGAGGCGAGAGCGGGAACGGGCAAACCACCGAGCACGGCCGCCGAGACGACGCGGCGAAGTGCCCCGTCGGTTTCCTTGACCATCGCGGCAAAGGCGGGCGTGACGATCAGGTTGGCGGAGTCCGGAGCCTTGGTGAAGGCGGTGGTGATTTCGTCCAGGAACTGCGAGCGGATGATGCAGCCTGCGCGCCAGATCTTGGCGATCGTCGGCATCGGCAGGTTCCAGCCGAATTCCTTTGATGCGGCGGACATCACAGCGAAGCCCTGCGCATAGGCGCCGATTTTCGAAGCGAGAAGCGCGCTCTCGAGGTCCTTGATGAAGGCCTGCTTGTCGGCGACCTTGAATTCACCGACTTCAGGAAGACCGAGGATCTTCTCCGCAGCTTCGCGCTCATCCTTCATGGACGAGATGCTTCGGGCAGCGACGGCAGCCTCGATGCCCGTGGCCGGAATACCCATGTTCTGGGCTTCGATGACCGACCACTTGCCGGTGCCCTTCTGGCCGGCCTTGTCGAGGATCATGTCCACGATCGGGTTGCCGGAGATGGGATCAGCAGCCTTCAGCACCTTTTCGGTGATTTCGATGAGGTAGGAATTGAGGCGTCCCTTGTTCCAGGTGCTGAAGACCTCGCCGATTTCGCCGGCGCTCATCTTCAGTCCGTCGCGCAGGATGCCGTAGATTTCCGCGATCATCTGCATGTCGGCATACTCGATGCCGTTGTGGATCGTCTTGACGAAGTGGCCGGCACCGTTCTCGCCGAGCCAGTCGACGCAGGGAACGCCATCATACTTGGCAGCAATCGACGTCAGCACCTTCTCGACGCGCTTCCAGGACTCCTCGGTGCCGCCGACCATGATGGACGGACCATGGCGTGCGCCCTCCTCGCCGCCGGAAACGCCCATGCCGATGAAGGTAAGGCCGCTGTCCTTCAACTGGTCGAAGCGGCGCATGGTGTCGCGGAAGTTTGCGTTGCCGGCATCGATCATGATGTCGTTCTTCTCGAGGTAGGGCTTGAGAAGCGCCATCTGCTGATCGACGGCATCGCCTGCCTTGATCATGATGATGATCGGGCGCGGCGGGCGGATGGCGGCGACGAACTCCTCGATGGTTTCGCATGGAACCACCTGGTCCTTCAGCGCGCCCGCTTCCTCGTAGAACTCCTTGGTCCGTTCGACGGTGCGGTTGAACACCGCAATCTTGTTGCCTTTTTCGGCAATGTTGAGCGCAAGATTCGATCCCATTACACCGAGACCGATCAGCCCGATTTCCGCCTGTGCCACGTCTGTACCTCCGTAAGGAAAAGCGCAGACATCCGGTGGGAGATCCGGGGAAAATCGCTGCGCATAATATTGAACCTCTGCCGGGCGGTAGAGGGCCGCCCGACTCCGGCAGCCGGTGTTTTGGCACTCAAATCGATTTACGACAAGTGATTGTTTGGCCGATCGGCCGTTTTCGGCGCCCCCTGTTGCGTGACGCCGTCATCGTCCTCCAGCACGCGCCAGGCCGCACCTTCGATGTCCTCGTACTGCCCGCTTCTGAGTGCCCACAGAAAGGCTGCAAGCCCTAGTCCGCCGAGGAAGAGTGCAATCGGGATGAGAAACACCAGCGTATTCATGTGGCAGGCACCGCTCCCAGATCGGACAAGTGTGCCTTGGCCGTCTCCTGAGCAGGGGGAGCCGGACGGCGAAGGCGCAGCGAATTGACCACGACGATGATCGACGAAGTCGACATCGCAATCGCCGCCACGAGCGGCGTTGCATGGCCGAGCATGGCTACGGGAACCGCAATGACGTTGTATCCGATCGCGAGCGCGAAGTTCTGCCGGATGAGCCTCCCTGCCCCACGCGAGATATCGAGAGCGAATGGAACGGCATCGAGGCTCTCGTGCAGGAACACGAAATCCGCCGCCTGCCGGCCGACGTCGGCAGCCGTGGCGGGCGCCATGGAGACATGCGCGGCCGAAAGCGCCGGAGCATCGTTGATCCCGTCCCCGACCATCAGGACCTTGGCGCCCGCGGTTTGAAGCGCGGCCACCGCCTCGGTCTTGCCCTGCGGCGAGAGCGCCGCCTGCCACCTGGAAATGCCGAGCGTTTCCGCAAGACGCGCAACCGCCGGCGCCCGGTCCCCCGAGAGGATCGAGAGCTTCAACCCGGCGTTTCTCAGCCGGTCGAGTGCCGCGCTAGCGCCCGCCCTCGGCGCATCCTCGAACCGGAAGGCGGCAAGTTCGGCGCCGTCGCGCGACAGAACCACCTCCGTGTAGGGCGTCTCGTCGGTCGGTGAAGCGCCAGCCGGGCATGCGAATGCACGTCTGCCGAGACGATAGGTGCCGCTGTCGTCGGTCGCCTCCAGCCCCTCTCCGGGTCTCTCAGTCACAGCATCGAAATCATATCCTCGTTCGGGCAGGCCTGCGACGAGGGCACGCGAAAGCGGGTGGCGCGAATGTCCGGCAAGCGCGACCGCGATCGCCTGATGGCCGGGATCGCCATTCGAACGGCCGACAAGGCGAGGCTGGCCGAGCGTGAGGGTTCCCGTCTTGTCGAACACCGCCGTATCGATGGCGGCGAGCCTTTCCATTGCCGAACCATCCTTGACCATGACGCCGCCGGCGAAGAGCCGACCCGCGGCCACCACCTGCACGACGGGCACGGCGAGCCCCAAAGCGCAGGGGCAGGTTATGATGAGGACCGCGACGGCGATCAGCATCGCGTGTTTCCAGTCGCCGTCATAGGCGCCCCACGCGAGGAACGAGGCGAGCGCAAGCAGATGCACGACCGGTGAATAGACCTGGGCAGCCCGATCGGCGATACGGCGATAGCGCGCGCGCCCGCCTTCCGCGGCCTCCATCAACGATATCACTTCGGCAAGAAACGAATCCCGGGCGAGCGCTATCGCCTCGACGACAAGAGAACCGGTGATGTTCATTGCACCCGCCTCGAGCTGTTCCCCCGGCCCCACGGCGAGCGGAGCGCTCTCGCCATTGACGATCGAGCGATCGATATCGCTGGTACCCGTCACCACCCTGCAATCGACCGGGATGCGCTCGCCAGCGGCAATCGCAAGCCTGTCGCCAACCGAGATCTCCTCGACGCGACGGTACTCCCTGCTGCCGTCACCACCCACCAGCATCGCCCCGCGCGGCGAAAGCCGCGCCAGCCCGGTGATCGCCGACCGCGCCCGGTCGCGCATGACGTGGTCCAGTGTCCGGCCGATGAGGAGGAAGAAGAGCAGCGACACGGTCGCATCGAACCACGCATGCTCGCCATGGTGGATCGTCTCCCAAAGGGATACGCCGTAAGACAGTGTGACCGCGAGCGAGATCGGCACATCCATGTTGGTGTGGCCATGCCGGAGCGCATTCCACGCCGACCGGTAGAAGAAGCGGCCGGCATAAACGAGCGCAGGCCCGGCAATCAGTGCCGAGATCCAGTGAAACAGATCGCGCGTCGCTGCCTCCGCTCCCGACCATACCGAAACCGACAGAAGCATGATGTTGACAGACGCAAACCCCGCGACCGCGACCGCGCGGATCAGGTCGTTGCGCAGGCCGTCCTCACCCGCGGCCGCCGGTGAAAAGAGATGAGCATCGTATCCACAGGCGCGGATGGCGGCGGCAATCGCCTGAGGATCGACGGCGCGCGCGCCGTCGCCTTCCTTCCACACAACGGTTACCCGGCGCGACGACAGGTTGACGCGCGCGCGTTCCACATCCGGGAGGGAGCGCAACGCACCCTCGATCTTGACGATGCACGCGCCGCAATGGACCCCCGGCACACTGAGATCGATCTGCCGCAATCCGTTACCGAGGTCGCGGCTCGCAAGACGCATCTCTTCCGAAGATGGCAGGCCGTAGGCAGTCGCATCCGGACTGAACGCCGTGTCAGTCCCCGGGGCGCAGCAACTCATCTGACGCCCCCGCGACAACGGTTCTGACCGTCTGGTGGAAGACCTTCCGGCCGTCCTTCATGGACACGATGTCGGCTATCCATTGTCCGGGCGCGAGCCTTCTCGCCGCCTCGAACACACCCGGATCCCGGACGGAAAGATCGAGGCTGAAGTCTTCGCGCTCGTCGACAGGCCGCTTGAAGATCGCGGTGACGCTGTCGGCGGCAAGCGGCCTTCCTGTGCCGTCGAAAAGGCGATAGGTCACCGTCTCGCCCCAGATGATGAGCTCTCCGCGTTTGCCGCTTGCCGCCAGCGCATTCGCCTCGGCGACCTTGGCATTGAACTGTTGGCTGGCGACATAGGTGTTCTGCACCACAAGGCCGCTCCAGCTGCTGATCGCATTCCATGCCATCACGAGATTGACCGATATGATCGTGCCGAAGAACAGCACCATCACGGCGAGCATGTGCCAGCCCGTGAAGACGAATCCGTCGCTGCGTTGTTCCGAATTTTGCATCAGTTCGCTCCAGGCATGTTGAAACGGGCGGAGTAGACATCGCGCTCATGGCTTGCGGGGTCTTCCGCAACCAGGGTGAACCCTTCCCCGGCATTCGCGGCAAGTTCCCGAGGAAGGGTGACGAACACCCTGACGGTCGTAACCTTGTCGGCATCGGCGGGGACCGCGAACAGCCGGCCGTCGCCGCTGTCGTGCCCCGAGATCTTCATCATGGCGCCCGCCAACCCTTCCATCGACACATTGATCACGCGGTTCTCGGGGATCATGTTGAGAAGCTTGATGGTGTAGCCGTTCCGGACCGAGCCGTCGGATTCGATGACGTATTGCGGATTGCGATCATGGATGACGTTGAGTTCCAACCGGTCGCGCGTAAGGAGGGCATATAGCAGTGCGACGCCGGCGAGCATCCAGACGGCCGAATACATCAGCGTGCGCGCGCGGAAGATGACGTGCCAGTCGAAGTGCCCCACTTGTTTGGAAAATTTGCCGTCCGGCTGGCGCACGCGCCGCGGATCGATCGCCTTCGTGCCATCGTCTGTCGCCAGCGCCATGTTGGTGGCGTAGTCGGAGAGCGTCGCATAGGCGATAAGTCCCCGCTCCTTGCCGAGCTTGTCCATGACGCCATCGCAGGCGTCGATGCAGAGCGCGCAGGTGATGCATTCGAGCTGCTGGCCGTCGCGGATGTCGATACCCATCGGACAGACGGCGACACAGGCATTGCAGTCAACGCAATCGCCGACGCTTTCGCCGGCTGCAGCGGCCTTCTTCGCGTGACGCGTACGAGGCTCGCCACGCCAGTCGTTGTAGGTGACGACCAGCGAATTTTCGTCCAGCATCGCCGCCTGGATGCGAGGCCACGGGCACATGTAGGTGCAGACCTGTTCGCGCATCAGGCCGCCGAACACGTAGGTCGTGGCCGTGAGGATGGCCACGGTGGCATAGGCGACGAACGGCGCGTCGAGCGTGAAGAGAGTGACGACGAGGCGCGGAGCATCCGCGAAATAGAATATCCAGGCGCCGCCTGTCGCGACCGCG contains:
- a CDS encoding LacI family transcriptional regulator, giving the protein MTGLGITTVSRALKDAPDISAETKERVRLVARQIGYQPNRAGVRLRTGKTNVISLILSLEEEIMGLTSPIVVGISEVLASTQYHLVVTPYRASGNPLDPVRYVLETGAADGVIISRTEPKDPRVALMMERNFPFVTHGRTEMGFTHPYHDFDNERFAYEAVRRLTEKGRRRLMLLQPPPYLTFHRHMRSGFEKGLRDFGATAVPFGQVDLDSSLQQIRDACEEVMRQPNPPDGIVSGSGSGAVALVAAVEATGRKLAVDLDVAAKEPSSFLQWLRPEIMTMREDIRLAGRELAKAVLSRIEGVPASELRTLSYPITTGEAAGTVGLTQVET
- the gndA gene encoding NADP-dependent phosphogluconate dehydrogenase, with the translated sequence MAQAEIGLIGLGVMGSNLALNIAEKGNKIAVFNRTVERTKEFYEEAGALKDQVVPCETIEEFVAAIRPPRPIIIMIKAGDAVDQQMALLKPYLEKNDIMIDAGNANFRDTMRRFDQLKDSGLTFIGMGVSGGEEGARHGPSIMVGGTEESWKRVEKVLTSIAAKYDGVPCVDWLGENGAGHFVKTIHNGIEYADMQMIAEIYGILRDGLKMSAGEIGEVFSTWNKGRLNSYLIEITEKVLKAADPISGNPIVDMILDKAGQKGTGKWSVIEAQNMGIPATGIEAAVAARSISSMKDEREAAEKILGLPEVGEFKVADKQAFIKDLESALLASKIGAYAQGFAVMSAASKEFGWNLPMPTIAKIWRAGCIIRSQFLDEITTAFTKAPDSANLIVTPAFAAMVKETDGALRRVVSAAVLGGLPVPALASALGYFDSYRRGRGTANVIQAQRDFFGAHGFDRVDGKDSHHGPWGSGLNG
- the ccoS gene encoding cbb3-type cytochrome oxidase assembly protein CcoS is translated as MNTLVFLIPIALFLGGLGLAAFLWALRSGQYEDIEGAAWRVLEDDDGVTQQGAPKTADRPNNHLS
- a CDS encoding cation-translocating P-type ATPase codes for the protein MSCCAPGTDTAFSPDATAYGLPSSEEMRLASRDLGNGLRQIDLSVPGVHCGACIVKIEGALRSLPDVERARVNLSSRRVTVVWKEGDGARAVDPQAIAAAIRACGYDAHLFSPAAAGEDGLRNDLIRAVAVAGFASVNIMLLSVSVWSGAEAATRDLFHWISALIAGPALVYAGRFFYRSAWNALRHGHTNMDVPISLAVTLSYGVSLWETIHHGEHAWFDATVSLLFFLLIGRTLDHVMRDRARSAITGLARLSPRGAMLVGGDGSREYRRVEEISVGDRLAIAAGERIPVDCRVVTGTSDIDRSIVNGESAPLAVGPGEQLEAGAMNITGSLVVEAIALARDSFLAEVISLMEAAEGGRARYRRIADRAAQVYSPVVHLLALASFLAWGAYDGDWKHAMLIAVAVLIITCPCALGLAVPVVQVVAAGRLFAGGVMVKDGSAMERLAAIDTAVFDKTGTLTLGQPRLVGRSNGDPGHQAIAVALAGHSRHPLSRALVAGLPERGYDFDAVTERPGEGLEATDDSGTYRLGRRAFACPAGASPTDETPYTEVVLSRDGAELAAFRFEDAPRAGASAALDRLRNAGLKLSILSGDRAPAVARLAETLGISRWQAALSPQGKTEAVAALQTAGAKVLMVGDGINDAPALSAAHVSMAPATAADVGRQAADFVFLHESLDAVPFALDISRGAGRLIRQNFALAIGYNVIAVPVAMLGHATPLVAAIAMSTSSIIVVVNSLRLRRPAPPAQETAKAHLSDLGAVPAT
- a CDS encoding FixH family protein, producing the protein MQNSEQRSDGFVFTGWHMLAVMVLFFGTIISVNLVMAWNAISSWSGLVVQNTYVASQQFNAKVAEANALAASGKRGELIIWGETVTYRLFDGTGRPLAADSVTAIFKRPVDEREDFSLDLSVRDPGVFEAARRLAPGQWIADIVSMKDGRKVFHQTVRTVVAGASDELLRPGD
- the ccoG gene encoding cytochrome c oxidase accessory protein CcoG — translated: MNIYDALQSSNGSPVERLEAEPVNSARMRKPLYEKRKKIFPKRAEGQFRRFKWIVMFITLGIYYLTPWMRWDRGAHAPDQAVLIDLAGRRFYFFFIEIWPQEFFFVAGLLVMAGFGLFLVTSAVGRAWCGYACPQTVWVDLFLVVERAIEGDRNARMKLDAGPWSFDKTRKRVAKHAVWLLIAVATGGAWIFYFADAPRLVVTLFTLDAPFVAYATVAILTATTYVFGGLMREQVCTYMCPWPRIQAAMLDENSLVVTYNDWRGEPRTRHAKKAAAAGESVGDCVDCNACVAVCPMGIDIRDGQQLECITCALCIDACDGVMDKLGKERGLIAYATLSDYATNMALATDDGTKAIDPRRVRQPDGKFSKQVGHFDWHVIFRARTLMYSAVWMLAGVALLYALLTRDRLELNVIHDRNPQYVIESDGSVRNGYTIKLLNMIPENRVINVSMEGLAGAMMKISGHDSGDGRLFAVPADADKVTTVRVFVTLPRELAANAGEGFTLVAEDPASHERDVYSARFNMPGAN